One Rhododendron vialii isolate Sample 1 chromosome 2a, ASM3025357v1 genomic region harbors:
- the LOC131316550 gene encoding chloride channel protein CLC-e isoform X1 translates to MGMVCLAPGGGWDRVLPSSSCIGINKLSKSCSSCHHSFSPNSSKLIHGEFGRRQCFRPSSSKSRRGIGPSGDPQSETVLVPSVHEDEDVIGRKQLGSKESKWGNNIQSRGAVIGEAFLQGNSAILSACIVGLLTGITVVLFNNAVHEIRDFFWDGLPSRGASWLRDEPVEVVWVRVITVPVCGGLIVGLLNVLRVTLDGPAESVSMSNLKAVLEPILKTMAACITLGTGNSLGPEGPSVEIGASIAKGVGSLFDRRAQRKLSLVAAGSAAGISSGFNAAVAGCFFAVESVLWPSSAESSSSASSLANATSMVILSAVIASVVSEIGLGSEPAFTVPEYDFRSASELPLYLLLGILCGLVSLTLSRCTSLMLVTVENAHKTIGIPKAIFPILGGLSVGLIALAYPEILYWGFDNVDILLESRPFVKGLSADLLLQLVAVKIVATSLCRASGLVGGYYAPSLFIGAATGMAYGKFIISTISQSDPIFHLSFLEVASPQAYGLVGMAATLAGVCQVPLTAVLLLFELTQDYRIVLPLLGAVGFSSWITSGHTSRTDRDTKNLEEGSTRATIQPEISSYNLNKLSFAHSIAAKPSNASDLCNIESSLSVDDSNDYTAELERQILVSHAMRTRFVTVLLGTLLTEAVNLMLAEKQSCAVIVDESNFLIGLLTLGEIEEFSKSSNAKNRRPEEVLVSEVCAMHNEKCQMLWTVTPGMNLFSARMIMNRHGVCHLPVIIEHVEDQRGLPVGLLDRECIILACRVLATRECFGQFP, encoded by the exons ATGGGAATGGTGTGTCTGGCGCCGGGTGGTGGCTGGGACCGAGTTTTGCCATCATCATCGTGCATCGGAATCAACAAATTATCGAAATCTTGTTCCTCTTGCCACCACTCATTCTCTCCCAATTCCAGTAAGCTCATACATGGTGAATTTGGCAGAAGACAGTGTTTTCGCCCCTCCTCCTCAAAATCCAGGCGCGGGATCGGCCCCTCCGGTGACCCACAGTCGGAAACAGTACTTGTTCCCAGTGTTCACGAGGATGAGGATGTCATTGGGAGAAAACAACTCGGGAGTAAAGAAAGCAAATGGGGTAACAACATTCAGTCGAGAGGAGCTGTGATAGGAGAAGCTTTTCTCCAAGGGAATTCGGCTATACTCTCCGCCTGTATTGTTGGTCTCCTTACTGGCATTACTGTCGTCCTCTTCAACAACGCG GTGCATGAAATACGGGATTTCTTCTGGGACGGGCTCCCATCTAGGGGTGCTTCATGGTTGAGAGACGAGCCTGTTGAAGTAGTATGGGTAAGAGTAATCACAGTTCCAGTTTGTGGGGGATTGATTGTTGGCTTGTTGAATGTGCTTCGAGTTACTCTAGACGGTCCGGCAGAAAGTGTTTCAATGTCTAATCTGAAGGCTGTGTTGGAACCAATTCTGAAGACAATGGCTGCATGCATTACCCTCGGGACAGGGAATTCATTAGGGCCGGAAGGTCCTAGTGTTGAAATAGGTGCATCCATTGCCAAGGGCGTTGGTAGTTTGTTTGATAGAAGAGCACAAAGGAAGCTTTCTCTCGTGGCTGCTGGCTCAGCTGCTGGGATCTCTTCTG GGTTCAATGCTGCTGTCGCTGGTTGCTTTTTTGCTGTGGAGTCAGTCCTATGGCCATCATCAGCAGAATCATCCTCATCGGCATCATCACTTGCAAATGCTACTTCAATGGTCATACTCAGTGCAGTAATAGCATCTGTCGTATCAGAAATTGGTCTTGGCTCTGAACCAGCCTTTACAGTGCCGGAGTATGACTTTCGTTCTGCAAGTG AACTTCCACTGTATCTTTTGCTGGGTATCCTCTGTGGCTTGGTTTCATTGACCTTATCTAGGTGCACATCATTGATGCTTGTAACTGTTGAAAATGCTCACAAGACCATTGGCATACCAAAGGCCATTTTCCCTATACTAGGTGGGCTATCTGTTGGGCTGATAGCCTTGGCGTATCCAGAAATCCTCTACTGGGGTTTTGATAATGTTGACATTCTGCTTGAATCTCGCCCATTTGTGAAAGGTCTCTCCGCCGACCTATTGCTTCAGCTGGTGGCAGTCAAGATAGTAGCAACTTCTTTATGCAGGGCCTCTGGATTAGTGGGAGGTTATTACGCCCCTTCTCTCTTTATTGGTGCAGCAACGGGAATGGCATATGGGAAGTTTATTATATCCACAATTTCTCAATCTGATCCAATCTTTCATCTCTCCTTCTTGGAAGTTGCATCACCACAAGCTTATGGCCTG GTTGGTATGGCTGCAACTCTTGCAGGGGTGTGTCAAGTACCTCTTACTGCAGTTTTGCTTCTCTTTGAATTGACTCAGGACTATCGAATTGTTCTACCACTTCTTGGAGCTGTGGGGTTTTCTTCATGGATTACTTCCGGGCATACAAGTAGAACAGACAGGGATACTAAGAACCTTGAAGAGGGAAGCACTCGTGCAACTATACAACCTGAAATATCTTCTTACAACCTAAACAAGCTTTCCTTTGCTCATTCAATAGCTGCAAAACCATCCAATGCTAGTGACCTGTGTAATATCGAAAGTTCCCTCTCTGTAGATGATTCTAATGATTATACCGCTGAGTTAGAAAGGCAGATTCTTGTTTCACATGCAATGAGGACAAGATTTGTGACTGTCCTGTTGGGCACTTTGCTAACAGAAGCAGTAAATCTCATGCTTGCTGAGAAGCAGTCTTGTGCTGTAATTGTTGATGAATCCAATTTCTTGATCGGCTTGCTGACTCTTGGAGAAATTGAGGAGTTCAGCAAATCGTCAAATGCTAAAAACAGAAGACCTGAG GAAGTCTTGGTGTCCGAAGTATGTGCTATGCATAACGAAAAGTGTCAGATGCTGTGGACAGTAACACCGGGTATGAATCTCTTTTCTGCACGAATGATTATGAACAGACATGGTGTATGTCACCTTCCAGTTATCATTGAGCATGTTGAAGACCAAAGAGGATTGCCTGTTGGCCTTTTAGACAGAGAATGCATCATCCTAGCTTGCAG GGTTTTAGCAACCAGAGAATGCTTCGGCCAGTTTCCTTAG
- the LOC131316550 gene encoding chloride channel protein CLC-e isoform X2 gives MGMVCLAPGGGWDRVLPSSSCIGINKLSKSCSSCHHSFSPNSSKLIHGEFGRRQCFRPSSSKSRRGIGPSGDPQSETVLVPSVHEDEDVIGRKQLGSKESKWGNNIQSRGAVIGEAFLQGNSAILSACIVGLLTGITVVLFNNAVHEIRDFFWDGLPSRGASWLRDEPVEVVWVRVITVPVCGGLIVGLLNVLRVTLDGPAESVSMSNLKAVLEPILKTMAACITLGTGNSLGPEGPSVEIGASIAKGVGSLFDRRAQRKLSLVAAGSAAGISSGFNAAVAGCFFAVESVLWPSSAESSSSASSLANATSMVILSAVIASVVSEIGLGSEPAFTVPEYDFRSASELPLYLLLGILCGLVSLTLSRCTSLMLVTVENAHKTIGIPKAIFPILGGLSVGLIALAYPEILYWGFDNVDILLESRPFVKGLSADLLLQLVAVKIVATSLCRASGLVGGYYAPSLFIGAATGMAYGKFIISTISQSDPIFHLSFLEVASPQAYGLDYRIVLPLLGAVGFSSWITSGHTSRTDRDTKNLEEGSTRATIQPEISSYNLNKLSFAHSIAAKPSNASDLCNIESSLSVDDSNDYTAELERQILVSHAMRTRFVTVLLGTLLTEAVNLMLAEKQSCAVIVDESNFLIGLLTLGEIEEFSKSSNAKNRRPEEVLVSEVCAMHNEKCQMLWTVTPGMNLFSARMIMNRHGVCHLPVIIEHVEDQRGLPVGLLDRECIILACRVLATRECFGQFP, from the exons ATGGGAATGGTGTGTCTGGCGCCGGGTGGTGGCTGGGACCGAGTTTTGCCATCATCATCGTGCATCGGAATCAACAAATTATCGAAATCTTGTTCCTCTTGCCACCACTCATTCTCTCCCAATTCCAGTAAGCTCATACATGGTGAATTTGGCAGAAGACAGTGTTTTCGCCCCTCCTCCTCAAAATCCAGGCGCGGGATCGGCCCCTCCGGTGACCCACAGTCGGAAACAGTACTTGTTCCCAGTGTTCACGAGGATGAGGATGTCATTGGGAGAAAACAACTCGGGAGTAAAGAAAGCAAATGGGGTAACAACATTCAGTCGAGAGGAGCTGTGATAGGAGAAGCTTTTCTCCAAGGGAATTCGGCTATACTCTCCGCCTGTATTGTTGGTCTCCTTACTGGCATTACTGTCGTCCTCTTCAACAACGCG GTGCATGAAATACGGGATTTCTTCTGGGACGGGCTCCCATCTAGGGGTGCTTCATGGTTGAGAGACGAGCCTGTTGAAGTAGTATGGGTAAGAGTAATCACAGTTCCAGTTTGTGGGGGATTGATTGTTGGCTTGTTGAATGTGCTTCGAGTTACTCTAGACGGTCCGGCAGAAAGTGTTTCAATGTCTAATCTGAAGGCTGTGTTGGAACCAATTCTGAAGACAATGGCTGCATGCATTACCCTCGGGACAGGGAATTCATTAGGGCCGGAAGGTCCTAGTGTTGAAATAGGTGCATCCATTGCCAAGGGCGTTGGTAGTTTGTTTGATAGAAGAGCACAAAGGAAGCTTTCTCTCGTGGCTGCTGGCTCAGCTGCTGGGATCTCTTCTG GGTTCAATGCTGCTGTCGCTGGTTGCTTTTTTGCTGTGGAGTCAGTCCTATGGCCATCATCAGCAGAATCATCCTCATCGGCATCATCACTTGCAAATGCTACTTCAATGGTCATACTCAGTGCAGTAATAGCATCTGTCGTATCAGAAATTGGTCTTGGCTCTGAACCAGCCTTTACAGTGCCGGAGTATGACTTTCGTTCTGCAAGTG AACTTCCACTGTATCTTTTGCTGGGTATCCTCTGTGGCTTGGTTTCATTGACCTTATCTAGGTGCACATCATTGATGCTTGTAACTGTTGAAAATGCTCACAAGACCATTGGCATACCAAAGGCCATTTTCCCTATACTAGGTGGGCTATCTGTTGGGCTGATAGCCTTGGCGTATCCAGAAATCCTCTACTGGGGTTTTGATAATGTTGACATTCTGCTTGAATCTCGCCCATTTGTGAAAGGTCTCTCCGCCGACCTATTGCTTCAGCTGGTGGCAGTCAAGATAGTAGCAACTTCTTTATGCAGGGCCTCTGGATTAGTGGGAGGTTATTACGCCCCTTCTCTCTTTATTGGTGCAGCAACGGGAATGGCATATGGGAAGTTTATTATATCCACAATTTCTCAATCTGATCCAATCTTTCATCTCTCCTTCTTGGAAGTTGCATCACCACAAGCTTATGGCCTG GACTATCGAATTGTTCTACCACTTCTTGGAGCTGTGGGGTTTTCTTCATGGATTACTTCCGGGCATACAAGTAGAACAGACAGGGATACTAAGAACCTTGAAGAGGGAAGCACTCGTGCAACTATACAACCTGAAATATCTTCTTACAACCTAAACAAGCTTTCCTTTGCTCATTCAATAGCTGCAAAACCATCCAATGCTAGTGACCTGTGTAATATCGAAAGTTCCCTCTCTGTAGATGATTCTAATGATTATACCGCTGAGTTAGAAAGGCAGATTCTTGTTTCACATGCAATGAGGACAAGATTTGTGACTGTCCTGTTGGGCACTTTGCTAACAGAAGCAGTAAATCTCATGCTTGCTGAGAAGCAGTCTTGTGCTGTAATTGTTGATGAATCCAATTTCTTGATCGGCTTGCTGACTCTTGGAGAAATTGAGGAGTTCAGCAAATCGTCAAATGCTAAAAACAGAAGACCTGAG GAAGTCTTGGTGTCCGAAGTATGTGCTATGCATAACGAAAAGTGTCAGATGCTGTGGACAGTAACACCGGGTATGAATCTCTTTTCTGCACGAATGATTATGAACAGACATGGTGTATGTCACCTTCCAGTTATCATTGAGCATGTTGAAGACCAAAGAGGATTGCCTGTTGGCCTTTTAGACAGAGAATGCATCATCCTAGCTTGCAG GGTTTTAGCAACCAGAGAATGCTTCGGCCAGTTTCCTTAG
- the LOC131316551 gene encoding sphingoid long-chain bases kinase 1 translates to MQTSGNLSKNNSLRLTPQQSLRRLGLCSQVATGQHSSPIVFPEKRSKVKASRHGTVSVTSDDLKKAKREEHRIDIGDEQSDLLGYEVFSGKLVLDKRKTSNATQTSTDNMNQDAVDAKLTSKALVWGSHVLCLEDVISVSYNVGVRHFTIHTYPLKKAPRGLSCFMKIGRSRKDIRFLASSSEEAHQWVSGFADQQCFVNCLPHPLKQASDMVASDFSSDSHVKCKSPPKVLVILNPRSGRGRSSKVFHEMVEPIFKLAGFKIEVVKTTSAGHARNLASTVDFSTCPDGIICVGGDGIVNEVLNGLLSRENQKEAISIPIGIIPAGSDNSLVWTVLGVRDPISAAIAIVKGGLTATDVFAVEWIQSGVIHYGMTVSYFGFVSDVLELSERYQKRYGPLRYFVAGFLKFLCMPKYSFEVEYLPASKEAIDRDGKVSADREIVDLSDLYTDIMRRSNTDGIPRASSLSSIDSIMTPSRISGGELDTTCSSTHASTEPSEYVRGLDPKSKRLSSGRSNVMEEPEVIHPQLPLSATPNWPRTRSKSKTDKGWTGLTATHDNTTRSSWGNTGSNDKEDISSTMSDPGPIWDAEPKWDVEPNWDLENPIELPGPSDDVETGLRREVVPRLQDNWVVTKGQFLGVLVCNHSCKTVQSLSSQVVAPKAEYDDNTLDLLLVHGSGRLRLLRFFLLLQLGRHLSLPYVEYIKVKSVKIKPGKDAHNGCGIDGELFAVNGQVMSSLLPEQCRLIGRPTTINK, encoded by the exons ATGCAGACGAGTGGGAACCTTTCCAAGAATAATTCTTTGAGACTGACACCTCAACAGTCTCTTCGGCGCTTGGGGTTGTGCTCTCAAGTAGCAACTGGACAACACTCCTCCCCCATTGTCTTTCCAGAGAAACGCAGTAAGGTGAAGGCCTCCAGGCATGGCACCGTAAGTGTCACCAGTGATGATCTTAAGAAAGCAAAAAGGGAGGAGCATAGGATTGATATTGGGGATGAGCAGTCTGACTTGTTGGGATATGAAGTGTTTTCTGGAAAGCTGGTTTTGGATAAGAGAAAGACAAGTAATGCTACTCAAACCTCTACAGATAATATGAACCAGGATGCGGTTGATGCTAAACTAACAAGCAAGGCATTAGTCTGGGGTTCTCATGTGCTTTGTCTGGAGGATGTCATTTCG GTATCCTACAATGTAGGTGTCAGGCATTTTACTATTCATACATATCCCTTGAAAAAGGCTCCACGTGGCCTTTCTTGCTTTATGAAAATTGGTAGAAGTCGGAAAGATATTCGTTTCTTGGCTTCTAGCTCCGAAGAAGCACACCAGTGGGTTAGTGGATTTGCTGACCAGCAGTGTTTTGTGAATTGTTTGCCTCATCCTTTGAAGCAGGCTTCAGATATGGTTGCTAGTGATTTTTCGTCTGATTCACATGTTAAATGCAAGAGTCCACCTAAAGTTCTCGTTATTTTAAATCCAAGGTCTGGACGTGGTCGTTCCAGTAAAGTTTTTCATGAGATGGTGGAACCAATATTTAAG CTTGCAGGGTTTAAGATAGAGGTAGTTAAAACAACATCTGCCGGTCATGCTAGAAATCTTGCCTCCACTGTTGACTTCAGCACATGCCCTGATG GAATTATTTGCGTTGGAGGTGATGGTATTGTTAATGAG GTTTTAAATGGTCTTCTCAGTAGAGAAAACCAGAAAGAAGCAATTTCAATTCCAATTGGGATTATACCGGCCGGTTCGGATAATTCTTTAGTTTGGACTGTTCTAGGAGTTAGAGATCCCATCTCTGCTGCAATAGCTATAGTGAAG GGTGGCCTTACTGCCACAGATGTTTTTGCTGTTGAATGGATTCAGAGTGGTGTTATACATTATGGGATGACCGTCTCATACTTCGGTTTTGTCAGTGATG TGTTGGAACTTTCTGAGAGATATCAGAAGCGATACGGGCCTCTCCGTTATTTTGTTGCtggtttcttgaagttcttatGCATGCCGAAGTACAGTTTTGAAGTGGAATATCTTCCAGCATCAAAAGAGGCAATTGATCGTGATGGAAAAGTGTCTGCTGATAGAGAAATAGTTGACCTGTCAGACCTATATACAGACATTATGAGGAGATCAAATACAGATGGGATTCCTAGAGCCTCTAGCCTATCAAGTATTGACTCAATAATGACCCCAAGTCGGATTTCTGGAGGAGAGTTGGATACAACCTGTAGTAGCACTCATGCCAGCACCGAACCATCAGAGTATGTGCGTGGCCTAGATCCAAAATCAAAGCGCCTATCATCTGGGAGGAGCAACGTGATGGAAGAACCAGAAGTTATACACCCTCAGCTACCACTTTCAGCAACTCCCAATTGGCCAAGGACTAGGTCAAAGTCAAAAACAGATAAAGGATGGACTGGATTGACAGCCACACATGATAATACCACTAGAAGTTCTTGGGGAAATACAGGATCAAATGACAAAGAGGATATTTCATCGACAATGTCAGATCCAGGTCCAATTTGGGATGCTGAACCAAAGTGGGATGTAGAGCCTAACTGGGATTTGGAAAATCCCATCGAATTGCCAGGTCCGTCAGATGATGTTGAAACTGGATTGAGGAGGGAAGTCGTGCCCAGGCTGCAAGATAATTGGGTCGTCACAAAAGGTCAATTTCTTGGTGTTCTGGTCTGCAACCATTCTTGCAAAACTGTTCAAAGTTTGAGTTCCCAGGTGGTGGCTCCAAAGGCAGAGTATGATGACAACACCTTGGACTTGTTATTGGTTCATGGAAGTGGACGGCTGAGGCTGTTGAGGTTTTTCCTGCTTCTACAATTGGGTCGACACCTTTCGCTGCCTTATGTGGAATATATCAAG GTGAAGTCAGTGAAGATTAAGCCAGGAAAGGACGCACACAACGGCTGTGGCATTGATGGGGAGCTTTTTGCAGTGAATGGGCAAGTCATGTCTTCTTTACTTCCCGAACAATGCAGGCTTATAGGTCGCCCCACAACCATTAATAAATGA